attttaaattctgaaaaggtTAGTTTTGGAACACTGTTCCCTAACTGGGTGGAATGAATGGATGTGAGTGAATTGTATATCATGCAGAGACTTGTCTCCCAGGGAATTAACCTGCATCTCTCACGTAACTTGCCTGTCTTGACTTTTTCTGGATTCATTCTGGGTTTGCATTGTTTTGAATCATCCAGAGTATGACTGCGTCTAACATTTAGGTATAGCTTTacctgtaaaaaataaataaatcaacaattTGAAAACACGTTTTGCAGAATGTTCCATCTTACTAAATGCCAATGAAATAGCAAGCTTTGACTCCAGTTCAGAAAAACTCAAAGCAAATGATCAGTCTGTGACTTTCTTAGTTAAAAATGTACATAATCACAGGTATGGTAAAATCGGAGCCTGCATTTCTTCAGTCTTCATATTAAATTTCCAGTTTTGCACTGAGCTGATACACCATCATAACTGTGCAAACTGAAATCCTACtgtgagaattttatttttgtatttttcagttgaATTATTTCCGTTCAAATCTGCATGTTTCTATCTTTATGTAGCGGTTCAAAGTGAAAGAAAGCCTTTTGATGTGCAACGTGAAAAACCAACCAACTGTGCAGCTTCCACTGAAAAAATCTATATCAGAAAAGATCTACGAAGCCCTCTAATAGCAACTCCAACATTTGTGGCAGATAAGGATGGGACGCGGTGAGTACCTCAGTTTAACGGTTCTTGTTTAAGGTTATTTGTGTATATGACTTTGCAGGCACACCTAtactcttttttctcctctgctctaaAGAATTGGAGCTCCAATTCACAAATCATCTGTTTCCATTACCAAGACCAACGTAGATTGTTCTGCTTCTCATGAAGGTTTTTATGTCTTGAGTAGAGCTCGGCGGTTTTCAGTTCAGAGCTGGCTCTTGCCCAGCCAGGTCAAAGCACAGGCAGGGCAAATATGTGATATTCAAGCAAAAAGCATGTAGGCTTATGCATTCAGGTTAGCACCTCTCTGAAATCAAATCTGCAAATGGCAAACTCTGTCTTCCTTCTCCTAAAGACAGTAGTAAAAGAGACTGCAGTGACTGCTGATTCAAATCCCAAGAGACTGGtttcaacaacagcaaaacaacagCAGCTTCCTTTTACTATATGGAAGATACTCTGAGACAGTTCCCATGCTCTCAGTTGTCTCCATAGGCGGTGGGTGTGGAAATGCATATCATAATAAATAGAGGCaagatttgtctttttctgaGTAGAATAAAAAAGAACTCTAGGTTAAATATCACATTTCTAAAACTGTAGGTCCAGTTACTTTATGAATGGATAGTCACCTAAAGATATTTGATctcaatattaatttaaaatatattttatatagatatattcttttaattttttaatatatatattctttgttGAACAAATGACGTTGCAGTTAGGAAGACTGGGCTCCAAATTTCTTGGAGAATTGTTTTTCAGTGTTCTCGTTTGCAAGTCAGATTGTTCAAAAGTACTGCTCACAGACACATTTGCTTCTTTGAGATTTCCTTGTGCTACAGATCTCTTACAGTCCTATAAACAATATTATAGTCATTAAGTGTGACTCTCTATTTATGTAGGATTCAGATTTGCATAACACATGATAATTTGCTGCCTGTGGTAGTTCACAATGTTAGTTGTTAGTCTCAGAACCCTTAAACTATAAATTCCCTGTGGCCTGAACCTGTCGTGTGTGCATTTGTATTGGGTTATGCAGACTTGGAGTGTTATACAAGTAACAAACTTATCCTTGCTGACTGCAAAGACTTCCCACTGTCTCCCTAAATGAGATACAGCAAAGGGAAAGGATGTTTGGTCAAAAAGTAGCAGAAGTAAAGGCAGCAGAGATTTTATGCAGACCTTGATTACACGACTGTTCACGGCTGTATTTTggaatgtaaaatgtattttcttgacataactttttttcttcagtgctgtcCACTGTCTAACTTGGAATGCACAGTTATGCCTTCCTCCAAAGTCTAATACATAACTCTAGAGCTATTAAGTGACTTCTGAGACCATGAGAAGACAACAACTTTCCTTAAGACAGAATAAACCAgcataaaaagcaaatgagaggATATCTATTTGGGAAGTTGTCATTGCTTttgcacaggaaaggaaaacatattccagtctttctgtctttcaagCTACTTTTTGGAAACTGTTTCAGAAAGACTTAAGTCCTGATGAGTAAACGCTCAGCTTTGTtaaattgttaatttaaaaattggtAATCATTCTGACATAGGTTGCTACACATTCTTCTGATTAATGTAAAATACTATTGACTGTCAGATGCCTTATGCTTTTGAACAGGTCAGCAGGTCTTCTTGATCCAGGAATGCTTGTGAATATTCAGCAGCCTTTGATCAGGGATGATGGTACAGTCCTCCTAGCTGCTGACTCCAAGGTATTATTCTTTCAGTTAAGTTCTGACCATACATATTTATTTGTTCAGATTATTTTACCTATGCACGTAGACACAAATAATTCTTGCTGTTGAGAAGACAAGGTTGGGGTAAGTCTGAAGATCTGTATGAATGGAGATAATAAGCTGATCAACAGGAACATGATTTCTTTTCACGGACCTATTTCTGCAAAAGGTCAGCCACGAGTAGTTCCCCACATGATATGTCAGCCAGGCTAGGATTGATGATTACAATAGGATTTAGAGATCATGGTGAGCCATTGTTCTTCCTGTAGGTAttcaggagggaaggaaaaggtgcATAAgggaaaaagaacacaaagatttaaaatgggaaaaatttaAGTATGATACATTGTCTATAATTTTGATCTACTAATATGGTTCTTCCTTTTTAGGCTGAAACAAGCCAGGGTGCTTTAGGAACACTAGCAAATGTTGTAACATCTCTTGCTAATCTCAGTGAGTCACTAAATAATGGAGATACTTCTGAAGTTCAACAAGAAGAGCAATCTGCAAGTGAGATTACACGGTATGCATTTATATTTGCATCTTATGTAGCAATTTGTGTTCTGTGTGGTGTATACTTAACACTCATTCATTGAAGTAATTTGGCATTGTGACACCAAACACAGTAGAGATTGCCCCCTactttgaaacaaaaaacaattCTTTAGAAATCCAGGTTTGGCTGTTGTTCTTTTGTGAAGAACTGTGCCCTGTGTTATAAATGTAGTGTTCTGAAGCTAGACCAGATTTCATAGTCAGAACTAATAAATGACTCATTTGTGATCTTGAGAGACTCTGAGAATAGTAACACTTTGGTACTGTTTTATTTGATAGGCTTGTTATATGGATGCTTCTCCTGCGCAATGCTCGTGCCCTTAGCCCTGCTCTTTAGGGGTCTATATTACTGCAGATTTCTTTTTGAGATTGTGCTACCATAATACCTGCTGGTAACGCAGGGAAAATGTAGTTAAACTGAgatttaataaactttttttttttaatgtttagaaagAGTTTGAAGTCTGTGTTGTCTTTATTAatgagaaaaatgggaaaaaggaacATGGAATCTTAAAATTTCCAGCAGAGCTTGAGATTTTTAcggttggggtttttgtgtggtttttttttgggggggggagggggggaatgggTGGGTTGAAGGATAACATAAATTGGCAATAtagtgaaataagaaaaatacttggCCTCAAAACTGTCCATTGTTTCTCAAGTAGAAGATTTTTAAGAGGAGCTTAACTTCAGGCTCTTAAGTTGTTTATTTAAACTCTTCAAGTGAGTGAACTGATATTTAACAATACTTGACACTACAACTTTGACTTACGTCAACCTTGTACTCTTTCTttaaagcaggggaaaaaaaatccaacacccccccccaacttttTGACAAAAATACTGGTAAAACAGCACTATACCATAATACTGTCCACTGGTATGAAATTGGAGCACAAAATTCTTCTTTAAATCTAAGCTCTGTTATCATAAGAAGGGAATTTACACTGCCTTATTTCAGCAATGGCCCAGCTACAGCTTAAGTGTAAAGGAGTGTGGGGACTAGTCTCTCTTACGTTACTGTCATAAGGTTTCTAAGGCTCTGTCTATACTGTGAGATCAGGAGTGTCTGGCCATATCTCATCTTAAGGGAAAGGAAATTCAGGCAGGTTGTATAGAAGAGGATCACACTATTCTCCACTGTTCCAAGAAATCGGACATTGAGGATAGGGACTGCAGGGTGTTCTCCAGAGCGCACGTGGTCTATAGTCCTCACATAATCTGTTAAACGTTCCGAAGTGAGGAGGAGGGGATAGTGAACAGTAAGCGCAAGAGACCCCTTTACTAGTACAAATACTAGCATAAAACTATTAGAGCAGGATTTACAGTAGTAAAAAGTTCCCCCCTTACAGGGGAGATCTTTTACCCGTAATAAATGGGCAGATCTATTCCTTTTATTGATGTCCGAACAGTACAGAGGGGCCAGGTGTAATGAAAAGTCTGACTTTGTGTCTTAGCATAAACAGTTCCTGTATATGTTACCTCTAAGTGGAAATGCTTTATAGTGTTTAATTTGAACACTATGAAATTTTTTAAGGTGTAAGGAAGCACTCTTTCActgtttattactttttttttcagggcatTTGATACTTTGGCTAAAGCACTTAATACCACAGATGGTACAGCAGCTCATAACTTGGCAGATGGTATGGATCCTACAGGAGGAGGGAATATTCATGTAATCAGTAGAGATCAATCAACACCAATTATTGAAGTGGAAGGACCCCTACTTACAGATACACATGTCACATTTAAGGTATGTGCTTCTTTAAATGTCTTACTAAACAAAGTAACAATTAAGACATAACCCAAAATTAGTTGactgtgttttctttattcttataTTTAATTTTGGCAATATAATCTAGGATAACATCTGCTGTTACAAAGCTTCTAATACAATTTTCACTCTTGCATGCTGTATCTAAAGACTATAGGTGTTATTTCATAAGACCTTTTCATAGACAGAAGGatgctttaaaatttatttcactttccAGTGCTGTTGATAATCACTTTCCATATCATCCATATAGTATGATGTCTTGCTTAATTCATTTATAATTCTAGATAGTGTAAAACTTCCATCTAAAAGGCCCCTTCATATAAAGAGAGATTACAGTGCCTTCTTGATGCTTATGGTTAGACCACTGAAAAAGGTCTTGCATTTTAGAGATGCTTCAGCTTCAATTGAATACAGACACACACGTGTTGATAAACAGTGTGCGAGAAACAGTAAGGATGTTCATCTTGCCGTAATCAAATTGCACTGTTTCAAGAAATACAAAGATCATTACTGAAATAAGTAATACTTAATGTAGTCAAAATTTGATCATAACCTGCTTATTCCCATTAATGGTGTTTTGTGATTGTAGATTCCTATTGCATGACTTTCCCATTTTAGATATTTAgattttaggttttattttgcttctttttaaaaagttttaaaagatcTTTCATAGCACTGTGATGCTAGCCAACACTCCACAGAGCAATGACATTTAtagatttattattaaatgaatattaaaacattttaaaaggaaacatttgaaCTCTCTCCCACATAATTTGTCTCCTATTCCCATTTTGCATTCCTTGCCAGTAGTAATGAGTTATTTAgtacagttttccttttgcaatttCTTGTCACACAGTTGCTTATGACAGACTATGAGAGTAGTTTGAATGTTTTCACTGGTTATTTCATTGATAATAAAAATTGATTTATGTCTAAACTGTATATATTGtactgtacttttattttttgcagctgaCAATGCCCAGTCCAATGCCGGAGTACCTTAACGTACACTACATCTGTGAGTCAGCATCACGACTACTCTTCCTCTCTATGCACTGGGCTAGGTCCATACCTGCATTTCAAGCTCTGGGGTAAATGGACATACTCTGTTGAACAGTTTGCTTTCTAATGAATTTAAGCACTGATCTGAACACTTCTCagctattttgaatttttaaatgatgatattgtttaatttttaatgaattctttaaaatgtgtgaAGACTATGCAATATTCTCctttttgaagaataaaatagAAGATGGCAGAGGAAGGGATAACTACAATATCTGATATTACTGCGGTTACAGAAGCTAAAGCCGAATCAAAAGCAAGCATTTAATTTGTAGAAATATATCTTGGTAAAGAACTGGTGAGCACCATTTTACAGATAACCTGAAATGGTTTCCTGTAGTTGGCCTAtaacttctttttgcttttttaaatacttgtaatATGCTAATATATGCCTCTTAGTAAAGTGGTTTGCAATACATTAATCCTTATTATTAATTGTTATAATTAACATAATTACACATAGGGTAATACCAACCTGATATGAAAACGACCTACAGTTGTttgattttctgttgtttatagGCAGGACTGTAATACAAGCCTTGTGCGTGCCTGCTGGAATGAGCTGTTTACCTTAGGCCTGGCACAGTGTGCACAGGTGATGAGTCTGTCTACTATCCTAGCAGCTATTGTCAACCATCTCCAGAACAGCATACAGGAAGGTATGTTTTCAGTGTGTGATTCCTACACATGTTCAGTCCCGTCAACACTACAGAGACATTTGTATAACATTTCTCATGAGGTGTTTCCTAATTGGTGGCAGAATTGTTCCCCAGGATCCAGGGGAAGAAGCCTTCTATTGCATAATTACCTTTCCTCTGGTGATCTACAGCTTTTGTTGCAGTAACCTCACAGAGATCTCTGTGGGATAGAAGCGTCCATAGAAGAAATGGGGATAAGGCTGGCGGACGTATTCTCCTGTCTTCTACATCTGGCTGGCAGTATAGAGAAAGACAAGTACATCCTGAAGTTGGGTGTGCTCACAAGAGCTTTCTTCCCAtccagatgtaattttttttcctcttagaatAATGATGTCTTCTTCCAAACCACACCTGAATGTTTTCCTTCCAgacctttccttctcctctttgcaGTGTAAAACTATAGCATTTTCCAAGTATCACAAGAATATTCTTGCAAGTATAATGGTTTTGGATACTGCTATAATGCAGGCATGATTAATGTATTTCGAAGTACCCTCTGAAGCTTTAAACAACCTATTTTCTTGACACTCTTAAGAAGatttatgtaattttattttttaattcagtgttggCCTGTTGATAATGATGACTATATCTAGAATGGATGATAATCTGTTATGGTTgagttttcttcattcttttctttcaggaTGCTCCCAATCAATACAATTGATTAGCGTGAGAATAACATTCCATTtttaataggaggaaaaaaacaatactAGCAGCTTTAAAGTCTGCAAACACAGCATGTTACATGAAAGCTAGCTTAAatttaaatgcaagttaaaaGTAGTTACAGAATACTATTTGGTACcaatttatttgattatttttgtggtGCCATTATTGTGCACGCAGCAAAAATTGGAAAATAGGCTTTTACTGAGGAGAGTAAAACCTGACTGTAGGACTATAAAATGTACAAAAGTagataatctgaaaaaaaaaaacgtttaaTATCTTCAGTCCTAGTAAAGTGCACTTGTTTTCATCTACTTTATTAGCTTCATTATGATAAAGTAAATTAGACAGAAGTTTGATTCTTAAATGGATAGTATGCTTTCATAATGAATACAGTTctccagtttttttcttttttttctcgtAATTTAAGAGAGCCTGGACAGCCCTCAAAATACAGCAAGCTAATGCTCCTTTCCTGCACAGAGAGAGAGGCGAGAGTTTAAAAGACCAACAGGGAAACGTCCACCTTGTATGTTCTGCACAGAGTTAGGCTTTTAATTGTATCTCTGTCAGAATAAGTAGAGCTGTCTATTCCATCTACAGTCCAGGCAATGAGTTTGTGCAGGAGTAAGTGGTGGGGCTATTACATCCTTAAGCTGGCTCCACTTCTGTTCCCATgtctcaaaaaaggaaaaaataaatttgttgtaCAACCTGTACTTCCAGTCATACCATGTTACCTGAGACTGGCCAAGAAAAGAGGATGATTTGTTTTATTATGATTTGttgatgatttattttatttatctattcTGCAAAGTTATCATATTATATTGTGTATTACaactttaaaattcaaaacaaagtgaagaaattTCAGAACTTTATCTAGGAAGCATATTAGTGATGAGGCTATTTGGAAACTTTGGAATTCAAGTTCACTTTTCCTGAGTGTTTCTGCACCATCATTTCCCgcttaatacagaaataaaaacattacatCATGTCTATCTTGATCCATTGTGAATAACTAACAACTCATATCACAACTCATGTATTTTAGAAACGTAGATTATGCTTTCATTCTTATTTCAAGACATCgtgcaaaaaatgtttcttctgttcaATCTTTTTATTGCGGCttcagaaaatatgtaaaataatctACATCAAAGATTCAGTTTAAGGTACACAGGTCTAAGCAATCATATACACTATTAGCTGAATAGACAAAGGTCAAATATTTAAGTTATAATTATATGAAATATTAGCATTAGAGATCATGActggaataaaattattctaatgtgtttctgaagaaaaagttttATCCCTTGTGAATTGACTTTTCACTCTAAGTTTGATAACAGTAACTACATATTCAAAGATTTGTCTTAATGTAATCTCTAAGGTTTTCATTCTTTGACTAGTCTGCAGATACGCAGTCAGAGATAAGGTATATTTACCAAAACAGAAATTTCTCCCTCCCTAGCTGAGCAGCTAATACCACTCAATTGTAACTTACCCACAAAtaatatatgattttttttttaaatcaacattttaagaaagaatatgAAGCCAACATAAGCAACGTGATGTTTCAAATGATGGAAGAATCTGCATACATGTATTTGAGTGAATTTACCCCATCggaaagaaaaaagactattTACCACAGTAAATGAAAAATTCACTTCTAAAAGTACAGATAGAGGAAAAAGTAGCACTGTCATTACTGCTCTTGCATTCACTTCTGGAAAAGCTAACTCaatgctgttttaatttaaaattacgaTTGCATGatagcatttgttttgtgctcccTGTTCGTTCCCAGAATCACTCTAGCCATTTGTAGAATAATTCACCATAATTTGAGAGTCTCTGCTCAGAACAGTACATCACTGGAATAAGATTGGTGTTGCAGATTATGCTGTATTGGCAAAATTATGCAAAAGAGTTAACATTGTTTGCTATCCCTGTGTCTCACTCATCTTTATAAATCTTCACTCCCGTAATCATTCAGGCCATCCTTATATGTTAAGTGGTTTTAAGATAGCAAATGAcacaaaagactttaaaatgtcacttaccCTTGTTTTATAAAAGGATATTGGTTAATATATCAGATGTACTTGAGCTCACATGAAATAGTAAGCAATATCTTTTTGTAGATAAACTTTCTGGAGACAGAATAAAGCAAGTCATGGAACACATCTGGAAACTTCAGGAGTTCTGTAACAGCATGGCCAAGCTTGATATTGATGGATATGAATATGCATACCTTAAAGCTATAGTCCTCTTTAGTCCTGGTAAGGAATTTAGTAACCatatctttttaaataataagcaTTCATATGTCAATGTTTTAGCAgtttttttaatgagactaaTGTGTTGAGATGAGACTGATCTGTTAAGCTGCAGAAAAAATGATTGTTCTATAATGATTTATCACAAAcaatatgtgttttaaaaataactttggagGAACATATCCATGTTATTTACAGTTCAAATATATCAGGTATTTCCTGTACACCCACCTTATAAGATTAGACTCTCAATTATCTTCAGCTGAGAATCTATGAGGAATAAGTTATCTGGGATGTGTACTAGCAATATTAGTGAAGTAAATGGCAGGAAGAATTAGATGAAATACATTCTCACAGTGACAAAAAGAAATTGGcttcaattttaatatttttaatataagagGGATCGCTGAAATATGAGCAGAAATACCACTGTGTTTTACATGGAAATTCCACAAAATCTCCAAAACTAAATGTAAACAGGCTGTCTTCcatttgttaccaaaaaaatgacagcagacaACTAAAGCATGATCAACAGTGTTTATGAGATAGGAGGATTTACTCAAAGAAGACACTTGAGATTTTCTGGAATGATAAGGTAAGGACATTAAAGAAATAGGAAGTGACAGTCTCTTCACCAAAAGTGAAGAAACGTTCCTAGGACacagaaatgttaatttaaaactgCCGACAGCCCGAGTGAAAGGGAAACTCTTGCtcagaaatgtaaat
This sequence is a window from Mycteria americana isolate JAX WOST 10 ecotype Jacksonville Zoo and Gardens chromosome 11, USCA_MyAme_1.0, whole genome shotgun sequence. Protein-coding genes within it:
- the NR2C2 gene encoding nuclear receptor subfamily 2 group C member 2 isoform X3, translating into MATNMEVLAQQVVETQQVAEVQTVQTSLSESPVMTSPSQRIQIISTDSSVASPQRIQIVTDQQTGQKIQIVTAVDSAVSPKQQFILASPDGTGAGKVILAAPETSNAKQLIFTTTDNIVPGRIQIVTDSASVERLLGKADVQRPQVVEYCVVCGDKASGRHYGAVSCEGCKGFFKRSVRKNLTYSCRSNQDCIINKHHRNRCQFCRLKKCLEMGMKMESVQSERKPFDVQREKPTNCAASTEKIYIRKDLRSPLIATPTFVADKDGTRSAGLLDPGMLVNIQQPLIRDDGTVLLAADSKAETSQGALGTLANVVTSLANLSESLNNGDTSEVQQEEQSASEITRAFDTLAKALNTTDGTAAHNLADGMDPTGGGNIHVISRDQSTPIIEVEGPLLTDTHVTFKLTMPSPMPEYLNVHYICESASRLLFLSMHWARSIPAFQALGQDCNTSLVRACWNELFTLGLAQCAQVMSLSTILAAIVNHLQNSIQEDKLSGDRIKQVMEHIWKLQEFCNSMAKLDIDGYEYAYLKAIVLFSPG
- the NR2C2 gene encoding nuclear receptor subfamily 2 group C member 2 isoform X2 → MTSPSQRIQIISTDSSVASPQRIQIVTDQQTGQKIQIVTAVDSAVSPKQQFILASPDGTGAGKVILAAPETSNAKQLIFTTTDNIVPGRIQIVTDSASVERLLGKADVQRPQVVEYCVVCGDKASGRHYGAVSCEGCKGFFKRSVRKNLTYSCRSNQDCIINKHHRNRCQFCRLKKCLEMGMKMESVQSERKPFDVQREKPTNCAASTEKIYIRKDLRSPLIATPTFVADKDGTRSAGLLDPGMLVNIQQPLIRDDGTVLLAADSKAETSQGALGTLANVVTSLANLSESLNNGDTSEVQQEEQSASEITRAFDTLAKALNTTDGTAAHNLADGMDPTGGGNIHVISRDQSTPIIEVEGPLLTDTHVTFKLTMPSPMPEYLNVHYICESASRLLFLSMHWARSIPAFQALGQDCNTSLVRACWNELFTLGLAQCAQVMSLSTILAAIVNHLQNSIQEDKLSGDRIKQVMEHIWKLQEFCNSMAKLDIDGYEYAYLKAIVLFSPDHPGLTSSTQIEKFQEKAQMELQDYVQKTYPEDTYRLARILVRLPALRLMSSSITEELFFTGLIGNVPIDSIIPYILKMETAEYNGQITGTSA
- the NR2C2 gene encoding nuclear receptor subfamily 2 group C member 2 isoform X1 — its product is MATNMEVLAQQVVETQQVAEVQTVQTSLSESPVMTSPSQRIQIISTDSSVASPQRIQIVTDQQTGQKIQIVTAVDSAVSPKQQFILASPDGTGAGKVILAAPETSNAKQLIFTTTDNIVPGRIQIVTDSASVERLLGKADVQRPQVVEYCVVCGDKASGRHYGAVSCEGCKGFFKRSVRKNLTYSCRSNQDCIINKHHRNRCQFCRLKKCLEMGMKMESVQSERKPFDVQREKPTNCAASTEKIYIRKDLRSPLIATPTFVADKDGTRSAGLLDPGMLVNIQQPLIRDDGTVLLAADSKAETSQGALGTLANVVTSLANLSESLNNGDTSEVQQEEQSASEITRAFDTLAKALNTTDGTAAHNLADGMDPTGGGNIHVISRDQSTPIIEVEGPLLTDTHVTFKLTMPSPMPEYLNVHYICESASRLLFLSMHWARSIPAFQALGQDCNTSLVRACWNELFTLGLAQCAQVMSLSTILAAIVNHLQNSIQEDKLSGDRIKQVMEHIWKLQEFCNSMAKLDIDGYEYAYLKAIVLFSPDHPGLTSSTQIEKFQEKAQMELQDYVQKTYPEDTYRLARILVRLPALRLMSSSITEELFFTGLIGNVPIDSIIPYILKMETAEYNGQITGTSA